Below is a window of Plasmodium brasilianum strain Bolivian I chromosome 14, whole genome shotgun sequence DNA.
atgggTAATTCTTTggataaattaaatgaagtCTTTGTTTTGAAAATACAGGAGattcaaaaagaaaaataaaattgtctAACTGATGAAAGAAATCAGCATCTAAATCTAGTAATGTTAAATaggaacataaaaaataagctaactcatatttttgtaaccataacaaaaaagatatagCAGATAAGGGATTGTTAAACCAtgctattaatattatagaaaagagtgtataatattttttcaaaaataaagtatttcTTAAGTACTTAGTTTCGTTGGATGTTAGTAATACCCAGTTGAGTACTTGaatgaatttatttacaaataagaaattattttcattaattagtAAGTAagataaatatgcataaaacTTTTGATTATTTAAACAACGAGATATATGttgtactattatttttcctttatgtACTAACAAATGctcatcatttttaaataaaagaattaaattagcacttatattttcataaaaattaaatttgttaTCAACCGTTGAACACATTGCTGATAGTACTGTCAGGGTTAGAAGAACAACCTGGTTATCATCATTTTTCAAGCACTTAAAtacacatattattatttcattatagtaaattttaatttcctcgcttttatatattaatatttctatcaGCCACTGTAAGCACATAATTATGGGATATATGTTTCTCCTTTCCAGGCTATCTGAAAACATGTTATCATCATCGTGTCCATGGTCGTAGTCATCGTCGTTATGATCATCATTACCATAgtcatcatcatcatatTCAGCACCACCATCACCAATCCTGTCTTGGTCTTCCCTCTTGATTagtttgtttatataataagcTTCACATTTCCTGTTATCATtcaaagaaatttttttttccttaagtTCATTCATAAGTTTTTCGTAATTGTACATAAATCTTGAATTGTGCTTCTCTCGCTCTTTGTCATATGCACCCCCAGCTACGGATAATTCTACTGCCGGTTCTGCAACTCCTGATGCTTCCGATACTACTTCATTTTTCACCCCATTACGTGCAATTGAACTTCTTTCGTCAAATATGTTGTACGATTCGTAGCTCAACGATTCGCTTGAGTTGTCTTTGTTATTATGCTTCTCATGGTTACTATGCTCCTCCTTCTTGTTAtgcttctcttttttcttgttcACTCGCTCCATATCCTTCACAACGTTGTTGATGTGATAAAATTGTTCATTCTTCTGGTCATCCTTTTCAACCACTTCGTTGTTCTTACCCACCTCAATCTTCTCATCCCCACAGGTGTAACTGCTACCAGCCATATTGTTTGTATGCTCTATCCCCGTAACATTAATGTGTTTGTTTTTAGTACTTCCACTATTCCACTTTTCGTTGCAACTATTCGTGTGGGCGTTCCTATCATGCTCCATACGATTACTCTTGTttcgaaattttttttttccattcacGTCATCCTGGTCGTTTCCGCCATTTTCGCCATTTTCGCCATTTCCCCCATTTGCACTATGCTTACCATccacaaaaatttttttacctttcCCATAATTTGCAAGCGATTCGGCTATGCAATTTTCAACTGGATCCTCATCATCGCTGGTAGCATGCAAAGTGCTTTTCCCCTTAACATGATTTTTCATGTATTTTTCATCAGATCTGTGCTGTGAACATACACTTTCCTTggttatatttttctgtttctcGTGCCTCCCTATGTTATGGATACCATTATTTTGCAttaaattacttttatttaactCCCAATTTtcattcaaaattttttttaaattattcttttgaGAATAagaattgttttttttcctgcGCCCCCTATGTGTGTTACTATTTCCTTTGTTGTAACTGCCGTTAATGTCATTACTGCTATTGTTGTAATTGCCACTATTTTGACtgcataaattataattgcCGCTATTATAATTGCCGCTATTATAACTGCCGCTCTTTTTATTGCCGCTAATCTTGATACCGCTATGACTGGCTAATTTTTTCTGGCTGGTGTTCAACACCAGTTCCTGTTTCTCTATTTTCGTATCAATAATGTTACACACTAACACCGTTATTAAGGGAATGGCATCCAGGATGGCAAATTTAAGATAATTTATTAACAGTTCATTACATTTTCTCGCTGTGTAGTGAATATCAAAACTTACGTCTGACGTgcaagaaataatttttttcaaaagttttgtaataaaataattattcttcCTGGTGgacttaaatatattataaaaatgaatatttaaaatattgataaaatgatatacacataataaacatttatgTTTAATAATAGCATTTTTATGACCTGAAAAatccaaaaaaatatgtgcaATATGTCTAAAAAATAACCTGcattgttcataatttaatGTTACAATTTTGTCAATATATAAATCCAAACATTGGTTAGCTTGCTTTtgtatatctttattttcatcagataacattaaaaaaagatcTTTAACAAAGAAATggaaatattcaaatatattaattgttggaatgttttgtaaaaaaaataaccaTGAAATAATTAGTTGACGAACATTTGCATTTTCGATgcatattttatcttttaatatatatattattttatatatattaaaaatattattatatgaacaaGTCATATCCTTTAACAAATTATCTAAAAATGCACCTCCATTTTTAACATTTGGACAAGAATCAGAAAATATTCTGTACAAGCAATCAAAAATATCTTCAATgttgtaaaatattacaccttttgatattttacataaattatataaactttCACACACATAATATCGCACTTTTGAGTCTTGATCATTAATACacgaaataataatttttaaaatttcggaaaaataatattttattttatcatttaaactTATCGATATAAATGCTAATGAAATCAACCCACCACACCGTTCAGACGTGCTTACACTCTTAATGAACTTTTCgtctaaaaaatttattatttctataattttcttattttggTATTTCTTGTTAAATATATCCGTATGTATTGCGTTTTCATGCAAAATGTTGTTTAACGTTTTTCTTCTGACCCCGTAACTGCCCTGATTGTTATGTTCTTCATTGCTGCTATTATTGTTGAGTTCTCCATTGTTACCTATGACATTGCTTCCCATATCCTTAATTCCTATATTATTGATACCGCTACTGTTACTACCACTCAGGCTGaggctcttttttttttcatttattatatctacATTTGGTATCCTTCTTACATATTTACTGTCACTCGCTTTAGTAAATTCCGCGTCAATATCACAATTTTCTTTACACTTATCTAATAATAGTTTTTTAATCAATTCGGATcctaaaataatatgatttTCTTCATTCATTTCTTTACGTGCAATTACGTTTTCAATttctgtaattttttttttattgtctTCATCAGACTCATCTGAAACGTTCAACTGTTCCGATTTTTCATACACAATCATATCGTTCTTTTGAGTAATATCGTTATCCCTTCCTTGTCTTACTGATACTCCAGTTGTAGCACCTGCTGCTGTACCTTCTTCTTGTGGACTTTTTCTGTTCGTTTTATTATTCCCCTGGAGCCCTTTTccctcttcttcttcctcaGCTCCATCATTTTTTCCAACTTCACTGTTAACAGAAATCGTATCTCttcctttaaaattttcgttATAGTTTTGAAAGTAATATTCATTCTTAATGTCAACATCATGctttgaatttattttcgAAATTATGTTAATGTCTTTTTCCGAGAAATTTTTGGATTCATGTAAGGCACCATCTTCGTTATTCGGATGCTGTAATAAATTATCTACATATTCTTGTTCatcattttcttcatttattaataatatttttatcaattcAGCTAATTCTTGTgcccctttttttcttttttcgtaCGTTTTATCTCCTAACAATCTCTGTATAttaatgtttataatattttccttgtcttcatttttttctaatccTTTAATTAGATTCAAAAACATGGTTTTGCTCTGTTCATAGCTTGTGGGACTTGTTCCCGTTGAACGatacgaaaaaataatatttatttatttttttttttttaaacaaattctaacaaaaaggaaagcaaaattatcataaaaaaagggaagtAAACGagtagaaaaattataaaatgtacaaagAAACAGTATCACTGATATATCTTAAGCcgcaaaaaaaatagggCGTATTTTTAACCCCTTATTCGAAAGCTTCACAATAAagttcatacatataaataaatgtatgcgcatatatatatgtatgtgtatatctatacatgtatgtgtatatctatacatgtatgcgtatatatatacatgtatgcatgtatctATAAAATGGGTCGTACAAATAGTATTACATTAGCAGGGTAAACTAAATGGCTGACGTAAAAGCCATTCGACAAAAATGATTACACCAGTTCAAAGGTTGTTAAGCGGAAAAAATGAAGGCAAAAAAGCAGGAAAAATATTAGGAGTAAATGTAATGAGAAGATGTCACACCTATATGCAGTCTATTCCgttatgtttataaatatcaAGCTAACAAActttttatacattaattatatgtagcttacataatatatatatatatatatatatatatatatatataaaacaaaatagtcCATGCCATCTCACTCTAATAATGTTCAGTGTTAACCATATGGTGAAAGAGAACACACTAAAATGAGATACAATTAATATAGTTAAAATAAATCTGTTCGCTTAATTCTTTTCTTATTGCACAAGAGGGGGAGTAGTGCATATAAACactcatataaatatatatatatgtttatacgtGTACAttagtatgtatgtatgtatgtatgtatgtatgtatgtatgtatgtatgtatgtatgtatgtatgtatgtatgtatgtatgtatgtatgtatgtatgtatgtatatatatatatatatttatatatatatatatatatatatccccATCTTGCtgtttttgcaatttttaaGAAGTATCCTTTTCAGTTACAAAAAGGAGTTCAACATAAAAACTTGCTTTAAGTGGttaatacgaaaaaaaaaaaaaaaaattaaacaaaattagaaaaaaaagtgagaaagaaaaacaaacaaaacataaaatatagtaaaaaagtaaaaacaaattataacGACCATATGTTATGCTTCTCATCTAGATTAATAAAAGCAATAATTGAAAGTAGCGACGAAGCCAGAAGAGCCCAATATGCGAATAAGTATAActtgatatataaaataaatacatgcatacataattGCAAATATGCATACGTACGTACAAATGTACAATATATGCCGTATGTATAATCTGATATACTAATGTAGCATTCGTTAGCCAACGTATAATCATAacgtacaaatatttttagcaCTCGAACTGTTAAAGGGCTAGGAGAGCATCTAGTacatgtgaaaaaaaaaaaaaaaaaaaaaatatataacatagcaaaacaaaatataacaaaacagAATTAAGTATAACACAGAAACCTTTTAAATCACTCTTAGTAagttaaaatgtttatataattgaGAATACAATAGTGCGTGAAAAATTTGTTTTGCAAATTTGTAGTTCGAAAAGTGAAGAGTGCTGTACAAGAAGAGAACGTTGACATGTATATGAGTAACTCAcgtttgaaattttttttggcCCATATGCATGCTTatacatgtgcatgtattacctatatacatacactGAAGCGTACAAGCTCCTAAACTCGTAATTACACTTTTAAAGTCCTTCGGGACACATGCTAACGATTTCAAGcttttacttaattttactttattgtattttcttttctcttatttatttattttttttttttttatttttttttttatttattttttttatttattttttttatttattttttttatttattttttttatttattttttttatttacttttttattttgtttattttgtttatttttttatttatttatttatttttctttcttcttttttaatactcttgtgaaatattataattaatgaaaagcAAAAAAGGACCCTTTTTAGTGTTAGCATAAAAAAGCTTTTACTATTGTGCTAATTAGCAAAACAAAACAGAAGCAAAATTGAaaagcctttttttttatttttgtattccttttttaattttttaatccaTTTACTACATTTCATAGGGGCTGCAGAAcatacaaaaacaaaaattaatagttTCATGTTATCATTGTAAAATTGAGCCAACCATAGCACCTGTGCTAGATTATAAGTAGagcatgtatgcatatatatgtatgtgcatatatatgtatgtgcatatatatgtatgtgcatatatatgtatgtgcatatatatgtatgtgcgtatgtatgtatgtgcgtatgtatgtatgtgttgtGTTTCATGTGACGTAATAAGTAAGgctaattttttaagtgGAAACCCCCCCCCCCCCCGCAAAATTTTGCTGAATtttagtttttctttttttttaaaaattaaacacgTATTGGGGAAGCTAGTATTCAATATACAATTCTTCTACTTGGTCCATTTCTTTTACCTATTTCTCTTCGTCCGCTTCTTCCGCTTCTTCCgcttcttccacttcttccGCTTCTTGTGCTTCTTCCATTTTTGTTTACTGCACTACTTCGCCTTTTTATTGCCACATCAATTTTAGCTGtagcatacatatatatatatatgtatatatttgtatatatataaatatatgtttacacaTATACCAACCCACGATAACATATTATGCAAAACAGAAATCCTCCTTTGGTAAGACAAAAGATCCTACtcatatgtgtacatgtgtataaatgcgtgtacatgtgtgtacatgtgtataaatgtgtgtatatgGGTGTTCGTGTGTAGAAGGGATTGAGAAACATATTTCTGGATTTTGTGAAATTGAAACGAATCTGAACGGCACTGAGTGCACCCTGTGTAGAGTGCTTTGAGATGCATGAATACAACACATTTTCAGTCTGAACAGTGCTTGTCGATTATGCTAACGTGCGCATTTCCCCCCATTTTACTCCCATTAGCAGTTCTTGACAACGTATTTATGtagctcttttttttttttttttcctgtatTTATTCTTCCCCCCTTTGCAGAAGAAGCAACGAACTTTCGAAGCTGTTAACCTAAACGAGATGGACagtaaaagagaaaattgtGAAAACCAAAATATGGTGGATGatatggaaaataataagataGATGCAGATTTATACTCAAGGCAATTAGGAACCTACGGATTTGAATTAATGAACAAGttaataaaactaaatattttaataataaacgTGAAGAGTGTAGGTTTAGAATGTGCAAAAAACTTGATATTATCTGGACCTAAgagtgtatgtatttatgatAATGATATATGTCATATAAGTGATGTGGGTgtgaatttttatattgatGAAAAAGATGTAGAGAAAAAAATCTGTCGAAGTGATGCAGTGTTGAAACATTTACAAGAactaaataattatgtacatacatataattacaaAGGACCGatagaaaaagatataataaaaaatttcgaTATTGTTGTTTGTTgtgatataaataatgaaaatattctAAAGTATAACAATATGATTAGAagtatagaaaataaaaagaaaatagctTTTTTATGTTGTAATATTTATGGCTTATGtggatatatttttgttgattttaataaaaatttcatatgtTATGACAGAAATggggaaaatgaaaaaagctgtaatataagcaaaataaGTAATGAAATTGAAGCtaaaatttcttttgattttgaaaaaagtaaTCCTTTTGAAAATGGcgattatgtaaaatttacaAACGTAGAAGGAATGactgaaataaataataaaatttataaagtGAAAAACGTTAAAAAGTATACCTTTACCATTGGTGATACAACAAAATTTAGCACATACATTAAAGGCGGGGTGTGCACACAGGTTAAAAGTCAGGTGAAGTTAAATTTTCAGCCGTATGagtatataagtaaaaaccCGATATTTTTGGACACCTGTAAAAAGGGGAATACCAACTgtttaaaagaaatgaacGATGAGCAGCACGTGATGAATAGTGGTTCTAGCACGAATGGTACTAATCATGAGGGGTATGATGCGTCCGCGATATATGAGGAGATGGGGTTACCGACTAGCTTCATTATATCCGATTATGCAAAACACGATATGAGTAACCATCTGCATTATGCCATTCAAGCGTTGAAGTGGTATGAAtctaataataacaatatgcTTCCAGAAAATTACGAGGAAGAAGCTTTTGAAAAAATCTACAAACAAGCAGTCAAACTAAATGAACAAGATAAAGAAgcgaaaaaaatattttgtgttgataaaataagaaaagatATTGTTTTTAAAGTAGCCAGGTACTCGAAATCTCATCTGGCTCCTATTGCTTCCTTTTTTGGGGGACTGCTAGCACAAgaagtaataaaatttactgGTAAATATATGCCAATATATCAGATTCTGTATTTGGATTTTTTCGAATGCATTTCCCATCCAATGGAAGGGGAAACGATGGAAGCAGAAACTTTGGGTGTAGGCACCGCATCTGCAGGGGAAGAACCGAAACCGGACGTAAACGAAATAAGAAGAGAAAACTGCAAGAACGATAACGTAATAAGCGTGTTTGGGAAATCATTCCAAAATAAACTAAACGAACTGCATGTGTTTTTAGTAGGCTCAGGGGCGCTAGGATGTGAGTATGCAAAGTTGTTTTCACTACTTGACATGTGTTCTCGTACAAAAGATGGAAAGCTAACAATTACGGATAACGACAACATTGAAGTGTCCAATTTGAATagacaatttttatttagaaGAGAAAATGTGGGTAAATCTAAATCGTTAGTTGCATCagaaattataaagaataagaataaaaacatGAATGTACATCCACTTGAAACCAAAGTAGCACCAgaaaatgaacatatatttaatgagaAATTTTGGactaaacaaaatataatagtgAATGCACTAGATAACATTCAAGCAAGACAGTATGTGGATAACAAATGTGTATGGTATTCTAAACCTTTGTTTGAATCTGGTACACTGGGTACAAAAGGAAATGTTCAGGTTATAATTCCCTTCCTTACTCAATCATATAATGATAGTTATGATCCACCAGAGGATTCGATTCCCTTATGTACATTGAAACATTTCCCATATGACATTGTTCATACAATTGAATATGCAAGAGATATATTCCAGGGGTTATTCTACAATGTACCTCTAAGTATACAACAATTTTTgaatgataaaaagaaatatattaaaaagatacAAGAGGAGGGGAATAATGCTTCACTACTAGAAACATTACAAAGTATGATCAGTACAATGAAGGATATTTCACGACAGTGTAATTTTGACTTGTGCATTAAAAAGACTGTCGAcctttttcatataaattttattaatcaGATAAGTCAACTATTACATTCTTTTCCACTTGACTATAAATTATCAAGTGGGGAATACTTCTGGGTTGGACAGAAGAAACCCCCACAATGTATACCTTTCGATGTAAATAACGATTTGGTTAAAGAGTTTTTGCTTAGCACATCAAACTTGTATGCACAAGTGTATAATATATCTCCTTGttatgatataaattatatcagTCACGTGGCAAGCAAAATTCAAGTAGAACCATTTCAACCAAAAAGAGTAAAGGTAAAcattgatgaaaaaaatatgaacaatataTCCTTTACAGTTTTACAAGATGAAAAACTTATTGAAGATTTTTGTAATGAGCTCATGAATATAGATACTACTAATATTAAAGCTACACCTATCGAATTTGATAAAGATGAAGAAACAAGTTTAcatgtaaattttatatatgcatttgcTAATTTAAGAGcaataaattacaaaattgaTACTTGTGATAAATTAAAGGCAAAAATTGTAGCAGGAAAAATTATTCCTGCATTAGCAACAACTACATCAATTATAACAGGTTTAGTTGtaatagaattattaaaatatgtaaattattatgatgCTATTCAGACATATCTTACCCTATCAGATGAACAGaagaagaaacaaaaaattgataTTATATCCTTATTCAAAAATGCCTTTATAAATTCTGCATTGCCTCTTTTCCTATTCTCGGAGCCTATGCCTCCCCTCAAAATGACAGATAAAGACTATGACGAGCTTATGAAGGGTCCTATCAGGGCAATACCGAATGGATTTACTTCCTGGGATAAAATACACATTTCGATGAGTAAGAAAATTGAGGGCCGAGAAAGATGAGGATACATTCAACCAAATAAATTACAACATCACACAGGAGTCTAGGAATTCCGAGCGAGCGTGTGCTTTCGTGTTCCGTTTGCAAGTGTTTGTGCACACATGAACACCTACATGCACACACCTCATCACACCATTACGCTTTTTTTTGCCCCTTGCAGAGAACGGAACCATCAAAAACCTTATAGATTACATAAACGAAAAGTACTCTATAGAAGTGAACCTAATCTCCGTCGGAAATGCTTGCCTCTATAACTGCTATCTACCTGCGCACAACAAGGAAAGGCTAAACAAACCCATTCACGAAATTTACATGCAAATAACAAAACAGGAACTGTTGGATGACAAAGATTACATTATTGTCGAGGCAAGCTGCAGTGACCAAGATCTCGTGGATGTGTTGATTCCTTCCatcaaatttatatacaagTGAAACGTTGTATACATGCATGGCAATCGCTCGTTCATCCTCATATGTGTATACTTCTTACTTGTGAGTGTTCACtttttatgcacatatgtatgtaggCGAGTCGAGGTAGTGATATATGATACTCCGTGCAACGTTATATCatctttacatttttaaacagaaatggaaaaaaaaaaaatttctccTATAACTTATAAGTGAACACATAATTTTGTGTTGACGCAGCTGAAGTGATATAAATGCGTAGAAGTGTCTTATCATGAAATGTTTgcgaaaaattatatagttCATAAACTGCATTACATTATGTGAGTGCACATCCTTCGAACGAACGAGGTGGTTATCGTTGCGTTTGTAATTTCTACTGCTGTTACGTTTGTACTGTTCGGAGCAAGTGGCTTATCGTCTGCCACATGACTTAACcataataacaatattgtATGTGTTTTTTCTCCATTATGCACCTTGATTGATGCTACAGTTCGGTTCAGTGTAGATTAATTCCTGAATGTTTAaacatgttcataaaaatatgtgcGCATGTACACGCACATTTGTACAATTTGCGAGAAATAAATGGCAGAAGGATATACAATACTTATGTGTACGTGTTGAGTGGTGAAAGCTCCTGCATtgcatttaaaaatgtaagtaAAATGCAGGGATAAATATATGATCGTACAGattttatgtacgtatgttgATATGTACTTAGATACATATTCATTTTGGAGCACTTTTGATAGTACTTTTCTCGTTGCCACCTAACGGGGAATTATTCAAAAAGGGTTTTGTGTTTACAAGTGGAGGTGGGATAGGAAAATATGGTTACTCTTTTTGGATATGAtgtaaaggaaaaagaaaaaaaaggcaaaagcGAACAGGATCAACCGAAAAAATGAAGGAGGAACAGACGATCGGATCACATCTAACCTTTTTAAAACTTGTCTTTGAAATGTATTAATTTGAAATCCTTGTTACTTTTTAACGAGTTGTATATTCCAAATAACgttttgatatttttaaatccTGCCCCTTCTATCATGATGTCGAGTATGTTATCTATGgtgttatttataatttcatcGCAGTACAGATTTGCATCTTTTTGATATGGTACATGCTTCCATTGCGCATTAGTTTGTTTCAAAACATTGTCTTCTCTAGGTTTTTCTTCCATATCATTCTTCGAAATATCTTTATCATGCTCTTTTATGGTTCTGCTTTCTTTTTCACCTTGGTCTAAGCTACTAATATGCGTATTGCTATAATCCTCATCCATGGTATTATTACTTACATGAGAGTTACCACCCGACTGTATATCTTCCCTTTTTTCTATATCTTTACTATTTTGAGAATTTGTAAAGTGAAAAATGTTTGTATTTCTTGATATCATATCGTCATAATATACATTCTTTGGAGTatcaacatttttttttaaaaggtaaAAACTGTGGTATAtgcttttatttctttcgatataattaatgataaattttttcaagtTATTAATGTAATTTATTACACACATTTCGCGTTTATGTCCTATAGTTAGTTTTTGCTTCATTGGGCTGTCCGGTACAGCTTGACCGTTTGTTGCTTCCTCTTCGCCCATTTCCAATTCATTTGATGACAATCCATTCGATGTTACCTCATTCTCTACGGTCAGTCTACCCTTTTGGCTACCCTCATAGTGGTCAAAAATGTGAAAGCCCTTCGCTCGAAAAATGCGGAGCAAGTGATCATTTGCAAAATTAATTTTGCTAAAAATTAAACGATATGTGTGCTTCATAATTTTCTGACTGCCTGCTATTTCTTCATTGTGTTGTTTCAGTAAGGAGAAAAATCGTTGCCATAGGATATTATCTTCACAGGAATGTTTtttgattaat
It encodes the following:
- a CDS encoding VAC14 domain-containing protein: MFLNLIKGLEKNEDKENIININIQRLLGDKTYEKRKKGAQELAELIKILLINEENDEQEYVDNLLQHPNNEDGALHESKNFSEKDINIISKINSKHDVDIKNEYYFQNYNENFKGRDTISVNSEVGKNDGAEEEEEGKGLQGNNKTNRKSPQEEGTAAGATTGVSVRQGRDNDITQKNDMIVYEKSEQLNVSDESDEDNKKKITEIENVIARKEMNEENHIILGSELIKKLLLDKCKENCDIDAEFTKASDSKYVRRIPNVDIINEKKKSLSLSGSNSSGINNIGIKDMGSNVIGNNGELNNNSSNEEHNNQGSYGVRRKTLNNILHENAIHTDIFNKKYQNKKIIEIINFLDEKFIKSVSTSERCGGLISLAFISISLNDKIKYYFSEILKIIISCINDQDSKVRYYVCESLYNLCKISKGVIFYNIEDIFDCLYRIFSDSCPNVKNGGAFLDNLLKDMTCSYNNIFNIYKIIYILKDKICIENANVRQLIISWLFFLQNIPTINIFEYFHFFVKDLFLMLSDENKDIQKQANQCLDLYIDKIVTLNYEQCRLFFRHIAHIFLDFSGHKNAIIKHKCLLCVYHFINILNIHFYNIFKSTRKNNYFITKLLKKIISCTSDVSFDIHYTARKCNELLINYLKFAILDAIPLITVLVCNIIDTKIEKQELVLNTSQKKLASHSGIKISGNKKSGSYNSGNYNSGNYNLCSQNSGNYNNSSNDINGSYNKGNSNTHRGRRKKNNSYSQKNNLKKILNENWELNKSNLMQNNGIHNIGRHEKQKNITKESVCSQHRSDEKYMKNHVKGKSTLHATSDDEDPVENCIAESLANYGKGKKIFVDGKHSANGGNGENGENGGNDQDDVNGKKKFRNKSNRMEHDRNAHTNSCNEKWNSGSTKNKHINVTGIEHTNNMAGSSYTCGDEKIEVGKNNEVVEKDDQKNEQFYHINNVVKDMERVNKKKEKHNKKEEHSNHEKHNNKDNSSESLSYESYNIFDERSSIARNGVKNEVVSEASGVAEPAVELSVAGGAYDKEREKHNSRFMYNYEKLMNELKEKKISLNDNRKCEAYYINKLIKREDQDRIGDGGAEYDDDDYGNDDHNDDDYDHGHDDDNMFSDSLERRNIYPIIMCLQWLIEILIYKSEEIKIYYNEIIICVFKCLKNDDNQVVLLTLTVLSAMCSTVDNKFNFYENISANLILLFKNDEHLLVHKGKIIVQHISRCLNNQKFYAYLSYLLINENNFLFVNKFIQVLNWVLLTSNETKYLRNTLFLKKYYTLFSIILIAWFNNPLSAISFLLWLQKYELAYFLCSYLTLLDLDADFFHQLDNFIFLFESPVFSKQRLHLIYPKNYPFLIKSLMILSLMLPLNTSNNILQKRLQISQLSILTSNQAVSNFFDLHNHIGLYQMEDLEIVHAETVEAKAQVDVHSGSKRKDETNNAFYKNAKTDEMTELFRMVTEEQTKEYAINEKTNAEKLNEEEKWNSRYNCLLKNIRKKFYKEGTINSKLISDTNDECNDFVNIFKIILKGNRIIKYYA
- a CDS encoding ubiquitin-activating enzyme E1, coding for MQNRNPPLKKQRTFEAVNLNEMDSKRENCENQNMVDDMENNKIDADLYSRQLGTYGFELMNKLIKLNILIINVKSVGLECAKNLILSGPKSVCIYDNDICHISDVGVNFYIDEKDVEKKICRSDAVLKHLQELNNYVHTYNYKGPIEKDIIKNFDIVVCCDINNENILKYNNMIRSIENKKKIAFLCCNIYGLCGYIFVDFNKNFICYDRNGENEKSCNISKISNEIEAKISFDFEKSNPFENGDYVKFTNVEGMTEINNKIYKVKNVKKYTFTIGDTTKFSTYIKGGVCTQVKSQVKLNFQPYEYISKNPIFLDTCKKGNTNCLKEMNDEQHVMNSGSSTNGTNHEGYDASAIYEEMGLPTSFIISDYAKHDMSNHLHYAIQALKWYESNNNNMLPENYEEEAFEKIYKQAVKLNEQDKEAKKIFCVDKIRKDIVFKVARYSKSHLAPIASFFGGLLAQEVIKFTGKYMPIYQILYLDFFECISHPMEGETMEAETLGVGTASAGEEPKPDVNEIRRENCKNDNVISVFGKSFQNKLNELHVFLVGSGALGCEYAKLFSLLDMCSRTKDGKLTITDNDNIEVSNLNRQFLFRRENVGKSKSLVASEIIKNKNKNMNVHPLETKVAPENEHIFNEKFWTKQNIIVNALDNIQARQYVDNKCVWYSKPLFESGTLGTKGNVQVIIPFLTQSYNDSYDPPEDSIPLCTLKHFPYDIVHTIEYARDIFQGLFYNVPLSIQQFLNDKKKYIKKIQEEGNNASLLETLQSMISTMKDISRQCNFDLCIKKTVDLFHINFINQISQLLHSFPLDYKLSSGEYFWVGQKKPPQCIPFDVNNDLVKEFLLSTSNLYAQVYNISPCYDINYISHVASKIQVEPFQPKRVKVNIDEKNMNNISFTVLQDEKLIEDFCNELMNIDTTNIKATPIEFDKDEETSLHVNFIYAFANLRAINYKIDTCDKLKAKIVAGKIIPALATTTSIITGLVVIELLKYVNYYDAIQTYLTLSDEQKKKQKIDIISLFKNAFINSALPLFLFSEPMPPLKMTDKDYDELMKGPIRAIPNGFTSWDKIHISMKNGTIKNLIDYINEKYSIEVNLISVGNACLYNCYLPAHNKERLNKPIHEIYMQITKQELLDDKDYIIVEASCSDQDLVDVLIPSIKFIYK